The following coding sequences are from one Rathayibacter sp. VKM Ac-2760 window:
- the trxA gene encoding thioredoxin, translating into MSTAKSVTDASFQADVLDSEKTVLVDFWAEWCGPCRMVAPILDQISAEHGDKIEIVKLNVDENPQIAAKYQITSIPALKVYQKGEVVKTVIGAKPKPALEADLAAFL; encoded by the coding sequence ATGTCCACCGCGAAGAGCGTCACCGACGCATCGTTCCAGGCCGATGTCCTCGACTCCGAGAAGACCGTCCTGGTCGACTTCTGGGCCGAGTGGTGCGGCCCCTGCCGCATGGTCGCCCCGATCCTCGACCAGATCTCGGCCGAGCACGGCGACAAGATCGAGATCGTCAAGCTGAACGTCGACGAGAACCCGCAGATCGCCGCGAAGTACCAGATCACGTCGATCCCGGCGCTGAAGGTCTACCAGAAGGGCGAGGTCGTCAAGACCGTCATCGGCGCCAAGCCGAAGCCCGCGCTCGAGGCCGACCTCGCCGCGTTCCTCTGA
- a CDS encoding PLP-dependent aminotransferase family protein: MNRGTNLDPWYDSYAERTAGLAASEVRALFAVASRPEVVSLAGGMPFVSALPQGLVTDAMATVMRDQGPVALQYGSGQGVPVLREQILEVMALEGISASADDVVVTTGSQHALELVSKIFLDPGDVVLSEGPSYVTAMVIFRSYQAEVEHVAMDEHGLIPASLREHITRVRAAGKRIKFLYTIPTFHNPAGVTLSWERRVEILEICKSEGILVLEDNPYGLLYFEDVPPKAMRSLEEDGVIYLGTFSKTLAPGFRVGWALAPHAIRERLILANEAAVLSPSSFSQLVISKYLETADWRAQIDTFRGVYRERKEAMLRALQAHLPGLSWTNPNGGFYVWVTLPDELDSKSMLPRAVKELVAYTPGTAFFGNGDGRQNIRLSFCYPTPDRITEGIRRLATVINGELDLLSTFAGTGEPSRSVADPRDAALPPTVS, encoded by the coding sequence ATCAACCGCGGCACCAATCTCGACCCCTGGTACGACTCCTACGCGGAGCGCACGGCCGGCCTCGCGGCCAGCGAGGTCCGAGCACTGTTCGCCGTGGCCTCGCGTCCAGAGGTCGTCTCACTCGCCGGTGGGATGCCGTTCGTCTCGGCCCTCCCCCAAGGCCTGGTGACCGACGCCATGGCGACCGTGATGCGCGACCAGGGACCCGTCGCGCTGCAGTACGGCTCCGGTCAGGGCGTACCCGTCCTCCGCGAGCAGATCCTCGAGGTGATGGCACTCGAGGGCATCTCCGCCAGCGCCGACGACGTCGTCGTCACCACAGGCTCGCAGCACGCCCTGGAGCTCGTCTCCAAGATCTTCCTCGACCCGGGCGACGTCGTGCTGTCCGAGGGGCCGAGCTATGTCACCGCGATGGTGATCTTCCGCTCCTACCAGGCCGAGGTCGAGCACGTCGCGATGGACGAGCACGGGCTGATCCCTGCTTCACTGCGCGAGCACATCACGCGCGTGCGGGCCGCCGGAAAGCGGATCAAGTTCCTGTACACGATCCCGACCTTCCACAACCCGGCCGGAGTGACGCTCAGCTGGGAGCGCCGCGTCGAGATCCTCGAGATCTGCAAGAGCGAGGGCATCCTCGTCCTCGAGGACAACCCCTACGGGCTCCTCTACTTCGAGGACGTGCCGCCGAAGGCGATGCGCTCGCTCGAGGAGGACGGCGTCATCTACCTCGGCACCTTCTCGAAGACCCTCGCCCCGGGCTTCCGGGTCGGCTGGGCGCTCGCTCCGCACGCGATCCGGGAACGGCTGATCCTGGCGAACGAGGCCGCGGTACTCAGCCCCTCCTCCTTCAGTCAGCTGGTGATCTCGAAGTACCTCGAGACCGCGGACTGGCGCGCCCAGATCGACACCTTCCGCGGCGTCTACCGGGAGCGCAAGGAGGCGATGCTCCGCGCCCTGCAGGCCCACCTGCCAGGCCTCAGCTGGACCAACCCGAACGGCGGCTTCTACGTCTGGGTCACCTTGCCCGATGAGCTCGACTCGAAGTCGATGCTCCCACGCGCGGTGAAAGAGCTCGTCGCCTATACCCCTGGTACCGCCTTCTTCGGCAACGGCGATGGCCGGCAGAACATCCGGCTGTCGTTCTGCTACCCCACGCCGGACCGCATCACCGAGGGAATCCGCCGGCTCGCGACGGTGATCAACG